A single genomic interval of Roseomonas aeriglobus harbors:
- a CDS encoding type I secretion system permease/ATPase, whose protein sequence is MTAPLTPSDIQEEQKKADVATAELVALDSAARSAELEQGDEFASALRQCKRLIWTAAIFSGGVNLLFLASPLYLIEVYQRVIPSGSIPTLVSLSIGLVMALATLAVFDAVRARILVRAAARLDRILAHRVFQAIVDIAPRTGATARNAQMLRDLDQFRTALAGQGAQFFFDVPWMPLFLIALFIIHPILGLTGLIGAAILLAIAVYNNASTKESAKDAQEASVRSYQFTDSVARHAGPVRAMGMEDALAVHWHIDRETMMRRQADGSDRGADVTAAFKFVRLVMQSAMIGVGGYLAVQGALLPAAIFAANLLLGRALAPLELAVTGWRTIGNAVTAGRRVQRALIQAPPRPTKVKLPNTDVDIAVENAIYIPPGGRRPILKNISLRIAAGEAVGIVGPSGAGKSSLAQMLVCVTDPTQGRVTVGGVEGKHWTPESLSEHVGYLPQTVGLFPGTIRENIARFTKATDEEVVLAACRANVHDMILKLPDGYETRVEEGGSGLSGGQRQRIGLARAMFGSPRLLVLDEPNAHLDSDGEEALAAALATLKSEGSTIVLIAHRLNPIAHVDRVIVLNDGELQLDGPRARVFRKVKTELIRSVARQPVEA, encoded by the coding sequence GTGACGGCACCCCTGACCCCATCCGATATCCAGGAAGAGCAGAAGAAGGCCGACGTCGCCACGGCCGAGCTCGTCGCCCTCGACAGCGCCGCGCGCTCCGCCGAACTCGAACAAGGCGACGAGTTCGCCTCCGCGCTTCGGCAATGCAAGCGACTGATCTGGACCGCGGCGATCTTCAGCGGCGGGGTCAATCTGCTGTTCCTCGCCTCCCCGCTCTACCTGATCGAGGTCTATCAGCGCGTCATCCCCAGCGGCAGCATCCCGACGCTCGTTTCCTTGAGTATCGGCCTGGTCATGGCGCTCGCGACGCTGGCGGTGTTCGACGCGGTGCGCGCGCGGATCCTGGTGCGGGCCGCGGCGCGGCTCGATCGCATCCTCGCCCACCGCGTTTTCCAGGCGATCGTCGACATCGCGCCGCGCACCGGCGCGACGGCACGCAACGCGCAGATGCTGCGCGACCTCGACCAGTTCCGCACCGCGCTCGCGGGACAGGGCGCGCAATTCTTCTTTGACGTGCCGTGGATGCCGCTGTTTCTGATCGCGCTGTTCATCATCCACCCGATCCTGGGACTGACCGGCCTGATCGGGGCCGCCATCCTGCTGGCGATCGCGGTCTACAACAACGCCTCCACCAAGGAGAGCGCGAAGGACGCGCAGGAGGCATCGGTGCGCAGTTACCAGTTCACCGACAGCGTCGCGCGCCATGCCGGCCCGGTCCGCGCGATGGGGATGGAGGATGCGCTGGCGGTCCACTGGCATATCGACCGTGAGACGATGATGCGCCGCCAGGCCGACGGCAGCGATCGCGGCGCGGACGTGACCGCCGCGTTCAAGTTCGTCCGCCTTGTCATGCAGAGCGCGATGATCGGCGTCGGTGGCTATCTGGCGGTGCAAGGCGCGCTGCTGCCCGCCGCGATCTTTGCCGCCAACCTGTTGCTGGGCCGGGCGCTGGCCCCGCTGGAGCTGGCCGTCACCGGCTGGCGCACGATCGGCAATGCGGTGACCGCCGGCCGTCGCGTCCAGCGCGCACTCATCCAGGCGCCGCCGCGCCCGACCAAGGTCAAGCTGCCCAACACCGATGTCGACATCGCCGTCGAAAACGCGATCTACATCCCGCCGGGCGGGCGACGCCCTATCCTGAAGAATATCTCGCTGCGTATTGCCGCGGGTGAAGCCGTCGGCATCGTCGGACCAAGCGGGGCGGGCAAGTCGAGCCTGGCGCAGATGCTGGTCTGCGTCACCGACCCCACCCAGGGGCGCGTGACGGTCGGTGGGGTGGAGGGCAAGCACTGGACCCCCGAAAGCCTGTCCGAACATGTCGGCTACCTGCCGCAGACGGTCGGGCTGTTTCCCGGCACGATCCGCGAGAACATCGCCCGCTTTACCAAGGCGACCGATGAAGAGGTCGTGCTGGCGGCCTGCCGCGCCAACGTCCACGACATGATCCTGAAATTGCCTGACGGCTATGAGACGCGCGTCGAGGAAGGCGGATCGGGGCTGTCCGGCGGGCAGCGCCAGCGGATCGGCCTGGCACGCGCGATGTTCGGATCGCCGCGCCTGCTGGTGCTCGACGAGCCCAACGCCCATCTCGACAGCGACGGCGAGGAGGCTCTTGCCGCGGCGCTCGCGACGCTGAAGTCCGAGGGGTCGACCATCGTCCTCATCGCGCATCGGCTCAATCCGATAGCGCATGTCGACCGGGTGATCGTGCTGAACGACGGCGAATTGCAGCTCGATGGACCCCGCGCGCGCGTGTTCCGCAAGGTGAAGACCGAACTGATCCGCTCGGTCGCCCGCCAGCCGGTGGAGGCATGA
- a CDS encoding HlyD family type I secretion periplasmic adaptor subunit encodes MKLDFLSLGGGGAPDASAPRRTIDRRMRLLDMQPLDKADRTVRVGLIVGFGFIALILLFALVAPISSAAIASGEVTVSGDKYQIQPVTGGIVTQVLVKEGQLVRAGQPLVRLNGVKSGASLAQAQAERDTLQALEARLVAERDGAERLVFPADLTSRASDPVVARAMAGQQALFARHMAVLAADRANSDQSLAAATAQQAAARKQLALIEDELRDYRMLYERGFARKTTIRSLERTQAQLQADTAAGLATTNQARIAAQKVRDSQMVDLSTELAETQAKLAQITPQLEVSRYAADQDVLRAPTTGRVSGIQSMGPGMVLSGGATIMELVPTGRPLIVEVRVKPADIDDVRVGQKATVRFSTANPHGQNAFDGTLVTLSPASMTVGEQTFYKAQVTIDDPAAVRREGLGLQPGVPASVNITTADRTLFEYIFGPLTAAFSRSFREE; translated from the coding sequence ATGAAGCTCGATTTCCTCTCCCTCGGCGGTGGTGGCGCTCCCGATGCCAGTGCGCCGCGCCGGACGATCGACCGGCGAATGCGGCTGCTCGACATGCAGCCGCTCGACAAGGCCGACAGGACCGTCCGCGTCGGCTTGATCGTCGGCTTCGGCTTCATCGCGCTCATCCTGTTGTTCGCGCTGGTCGCGCCGATCTCCAGCGCCGCCATCGCCAGCGGGGAAGTCACCGTCAGTGGCGACAAATACCAGATCCAGCCGGTCACCGGCGGCATCGTCACGCAGGTGTTGGTGAAGGAGGGGCAATTGGTCCGCGCCGGTCAGCCGCTCGTCCGGCTGAACGGGGTGAAGTCCGGGGCGTCGCTGGCGCAGGCGCAGGCCGAACGCGATACGCTCCAGGCGCTCGAGGCACGGCTGGTCGCCGAACGCGACGGGGCGGAGCGGCTGGTCTTCCCTGCCGATCTCACGTCCCGCGCGTCCGATCCCGTCGTGGCGCGCGCCATGGCCGGGCAGCAGGCGCTGTTCGCCCGGCACATGGCCGTTCTGGCAGCCGACCGGGCAAACAGCGACCAGAGCCTGGCCGCGGCCACCGCGCAACAGGCCGCCGCACGCAAGCAGCTTGCGCTGATCGAGGACGAGCTGCGAGATTATCGGATGCTCTACGAGCGGGGCTTTGCCCGCAAGACGACGATCCGCTCGCTCGAACGCACGCAGGCGCAGCTGCAGGCGGATACCGCCGCAGGCCTGGCGACCACAAATCAGGCGCGGATCGCCGCACAGAAGGTGCGCGACAGCCAGATGGTCGATCTTTCCACCGAACTTGCCGAAACCCAGGCCAAGCTCGCCCAGATCACCCCGCAACTGGAAGTCAGCCGCTACGCCGCCGATCAGGACGTATTGCGCGCGCCGACGACAGGTCGCGTTTCGGGCATTCAGTCGATGGGGCCGGGAATGGTCCTGTCGGGCGGAGCGACGATCATGGAACTGGTTCCCACCGGTCGTCCGCTGATCGTCGAGGTGCGCGTGAAGCCCGCCGACATCGACGATGTCCGCGTCGGGCAAAAGGCGACGGTGCGCTTCTCGACCGCCAACCCGCACGGACAGAACGCCTTCGACGGCACCTTGGTCACCCTGTCGCCCGCCAGCATGACCGTCGGCGAGCAGACCTTTTACAAGGCGCAGGTCACGATCGACGACCCGGCTGCGGTGCGCCGCGAGGGGCTCGGCCTGCAGCCCGGCGTCCCTGCCTCGGTCAACATCACCACCGCCGACCGAACCCTGTTCGAATATATCTTCGGCCCCCTGACCGCGGCCTTCAGCCGCAGCTTTCGAGAGGAGTGA
- a CDS encoding acetyl-CoA C-acyltransferase, producing MREAAIIATARTGIGKAYRGYFNATEAPALAGFAMNGAIERAGIDPARIDDIFWGVGSQWGEQGGNAGRMAVFAAGLPQSVPAFTLDRKCGSGLTAVALAARSIIAGDIDVALAGGMESISHTVVKGAPRMAARSVTERVPHATMQMIETAEVVAERYGISREAQDRYAAESQQRAAAAASRIAEEIVPVTVERALLDKDGTVTGTETVTVTADEGVRAGTTYEALAGLRTVWSGGTLVPEGRAITAGNASQLSDGAAAQIVMDRAMAEAEGKEILGLYRGFQVAGCAPEEMGIGPVFAVPKLLERAGLSVADIGLWELNEAFASQCLYCRDTLGIDPATYNVNGGAIALGHPFGMTGSRLVGAALLEGRRRGVRYVVVSMCTAGGMGAAGLFEIV from the coding sequence ATGCGTGAAGCCGCGATCATCGCCACCGCCCGGACCGGTATCGGCAAGGCCTATCGCGGCTATTTCAACGCGACCGAGGCGCCCGCGCTCGCCGGGTTCGCGATGAACGGAGCGATCGAGCGTGCAGGCATCGATCCGGCGCGGATCGACGACATCTTCTGGGGCGTGGGCAGCCAGTGGGGCGAGCAGGGCGGTAACGCCGGCCGGATGGCGGTCTTTGCCGCCGGCCTGCCACAGTCGGTGCCGGCCTTCACGCTGGACCGCAAATGCGGCTCCGGCCTGACCGCGGTCGCGCTGGCGGCGCGCTCGATCATCGCCGGGGACATCGATGTGGCGCTGGCCGGCGGCATGGAATCGATCAGCCATACCGTCGTGAAGGGGGCGCCGCGGATGGCGGCCCGTTCGGTCACCGAACGCGTGCCCCATGCGACGATGCAGATGATCGAGACGGCCGAGGTCGTCGCCGAGCGCTATGGTATCAGCCGCGAGGCGCAGGATCGCTATGCCGCCGAGAGCCAGCAGCGCGCCGCTGCCGCTGCGTCCCGCATCGCCGAGGAGATCGTTCCCGTCACGGTCGAAAGAGCGCTGCTCGACAAGGATGGGACCGTCACTGGCACCGAGACGGTAACCGTCACGGCCGACGAAGGCGTCCGTGCCGGCACGACCTATGAAGCGCTCGCCGGCCTGCGCACCGTCTGGTCGGGTGGGACGCTGGTGCCCGAAGGCCGCGCGATCACCGCGGGCAACGCCAGCCAGCTGTCCGATGGCGCCGCTGCACAGATCGTGATGGACCGCGCGATGGCGGAGGCGGAGGGCAAGGAGATTTTGGGGCTCTACCGCGGCTTCCAGGTGGCGGGGTGCGCACCGGAGGAAATGGGTATCGGTCCGGTTTTCGCCGTTCCCAAGCTGTTGGAGCGCGCCGGGCTGTCGGTCGCCGACATCGGCCTGTGGGAGTTGAACGAGGCCTTCGCCAGCCAGTGCCTCTATTGTCGCGACACGCTGGGCATCGACCCGGCGACGTACAACGTCAACGGCGGCGCCATTGCGCTTGGCCATCCGTTCGGCATGACGGGCAGCCGCCTGGTCGGGGCGGCTCTGCTCGAAGGGCGGCGGCGCGGCGTACGCTATGTCGTCGTCAGCATGTGCACCGCCGGTGGCATGGGCGCGGCGGGGCTGTTCGAGATCGTCTGA
- a CDS encoding acyl-CoA thioesterase, with product MSKLPFRPRAAYRQWQPIVTRWSDNDMYGHVNNSIYYHWFDTAVNNWLFAVGLLDVEAGETIGLVVETGCRYARPLSYPQAIEIGLAVDRVGTSSVTYVLGAFAAGDAEAAAEARFVHVYVDRANRRPQPLAEAWRVALAGITLDQDTPHA from the coding sequence ATGTCCAAGCTCCCGTTCCGGCCGCGTGCCGCCTATCGCCAGTGGCAGCCCATCGTGACGCGGTGGAGCGACAACGACATGTATGGCCACGTCAATAATTCGATCTACTATCATTGGTTCGACACAGCGGTGAACAACTGGCTGTTCGCGGTTGGTTTGCTGGATGTGGAGGCGGGCGAGACGATCGGCCTCGTCGTCGAAACCGGCTGCCGCTATGCCCGGCCCTTGTCCTACCCGCAGGCGATCGAGATCGGGCTGGCGGTCGATCGGGTGGGCACATCGAGCGTCACTTATGTCCTCGGCGCCTTCGCAGCAGGAGACGCGGAGGCGGCGGCCGAGGCACGGTTCGTTCATGTCTATGTCGACCGCGCCAATCGCCGCCCCCAGCCGCTTGCCGAGGCGTGGCGGGTCGCGCTGGCCGGCATAACCCTCGATCAGGACACCCCCCATGCGTGA
- a CDS encoding zinc-dependent alcohol dehydrogenase family protein yields MQITAAVLRTRDAPRPYADSRPLAIETLELQPPARDEVLVRIAAAGLCHSDLSVINGQRPRPLPMALGHEAAGVVDSVGPGVTDLVPGDPVVMVFVPSCGHCVPCAGGRPALCEPGAKANGAGTLLTGDIRLADATGQAVHHHLGCSAFASHAVVSRRSLVKIDRDLPLHEAALFGCAVLTGVGAVVNTAEVKAGQSVAVIGLGGVGLAAVLGALAAGAAQVIAVDLDSDKLALAESLGATAVVQAGPDAVAAVRALTGGGCDVVLEMAGSVRALESAVAMTARGGTTVTAGLPPPDAALPVNIVSLVAEERTLKGSYIGTCVPTRDIPRFIALYRAGRLPVDRLVSGYLTLDQINEGFDALDAGKAVRQIIRF; encoded by the coding sequence ATGCAGATCACCGCCGCCGTCCTGCGCACCCGCGACGCGCCGCGCCCCTATGCCGACAGCCGCCCGCTCGCCATCGAGACTTTGGAGCTCCAGCCGCCGGCCCGCGACGAAGTGCTGGTGCGCATCGCCGCCGCAGGGCTGTGCCATTCGGACCTATCGGTCATCAATGGCCAGCGCCCGCGGCCGTTGCCGATGGCGCTGGGGCATGAGGCGGCGGGGGTTGTCGATAGCGTCGGACCGGGCGTCACCGACCTGGTGCCGGGCGATCCCGTCGTCATGGTGTTCGTCCCCAGCTGCGGCCACTGCGTGCCGTGCGCCGGGGGGCGGCCGGCGTTGTGCGAGCCCGGCGCCAAGGCGAACGGTGCGGGCACGTTGCTGACAGGCGATATCCGCTTGGCCGATGCCACGGGCCAGGCCGTCCATCATCATCTCGGCTGTTCGGCCTTCGCCAGCCACGCGGTCGTCTCGCGCCGGTCGCTGGTGAAGATCGACCGCGATCTGCCTTTGCACGAAGCCGCGCTGTTCGGCTGCGCGGTGCTGACCGGCGTCGGTGCCGTGGTGAACACGGCGGAGGTGAAGGCAGGCCAGAGTGTAGCGGTGATCGGACTGGGCGGGGTCGGTCTGGCCGCGGTGCTCGGGGCCTTGGCGGCGGGTGCGGCGCAGGTGATCGCGGTCGACCTCGACAGCGACAAGCTGGCGCTTGCCGAAAGTCTCGGCGCAACCGCAGTGGTCCAGGCGGGCCCGGACGCGGTGGCCGCGGTGCGCGCACTGACCGGCGGCGGTTGCGACGTGGTGCTGGAGATGGCCGGCTCGGTCCGCGCGCTCGAAAGCGCGGTGGCAATGACCGCGCGGGGCGGCACGACCGTTACTGCCGGCCTCCCGCCGCCTGATGCGGCGCTGCCGGTCAACATCGTCTCGCTGGTCGCCGAAGAACGGACGCTGAAGGGCAGCTACATCGGCACCTGCGTACCGACCCGCGACATTCCGCGCTTCATTGCGCTGTATCGTGCTGGCAGGCTGCCGGTCGACCGGCTGGTGAGCGGTTACCTGACGCTCGACCAGATCAACGAAGGCTTCGACGCGCTCGATGCCGGGAAGGCTGTCCGGCAGATCATTAGATTTTAG
- a CDS encoding competence/damage-inducible protein A, giving the protein MSATMSERIWTAALIVIGDEILSGRTQDKNVAQLASWLNVQGIRLAEVRIVADVEDAIVEAVNTLRARNDYLFTTGGIGPTHDDITVDAIAKALGVGVEVHPDARATLERYYETRGGLTDARLRMARVPAGATLIENRISGAPGIRTGNIFIMAGVPHITAGMLDTLTGTLEGGRPVQSVTLGCWVAESEVADTLRSVEKDHRGEDGGDVSIGSYPFFREGRVGANFVVRSPDPARLKACVTDLAARLTDLGHPVTRDGI; this is encoded by the coding sequence ATGTCCGCGACCATGAGCGAACGCATCTGGACCGCCGCCCTGATCGTCATCGGGGACGAAATCCTCTCCGGGCGCACCCAGGACAAGAATGTCGCGCAACTGGCGAGCTGGCTGAACGTCCAGGGAATCCGCCTGGCCGAGGTACGGATCGTCGCGGATGTCGAGGATGCGATCGTTGAGGCCGTGAACACGCTTCGCGCCCGCAACGACTATCTGTTCACCACCGGCGGCATCGGTCCGACGCATGACGATATCACCGTCGATGCGATCGCCAAGGCGCTGGGCGTCGGAGTCGAGGTGCACCCGGACGCGCGCGCGACGCTGGAGCGATACTACGAAACCCGCGGCGGTCTGACCGACGCGCGGCTCAGGATGGCGCGGGTGCCCGCGGGCGCGACGCTGATCGAGAACCGCATTTCGGGGGCACCCGGCATCCGCACCGGCAATATCTTCATCATGGCCGGCGTGCCCCACATCACCGCCGGCATGCTCGACACGCTGACGGGCACGCTGGAGGGTGGGCGTCCGGTTCAGTCGGTCACGCTCGGCTGCTGGGTCGCCGAAAGCGAAGTCGCCGACACGCTGCGCAGCGTCGAGAAGGACCACCGCGGCGAGGACGGCGGCGATGTGTCGATCGGCAGCTATCCCTTCTTTCGCGAAGGGCGTGTGGGTGCGAACTTCGTCGTCCGCTCCCCCGATCCTGCGCGGTTGAAGGCCTGCGTCACTGACCTCGCCGCGCGCCTGACCGATCTCGGCCATCCGGTGACGCGCGACGGGATTTGA
- the map gene encoding type I methionyl aminopeptidase, whose amino-acid sequence MTDYVTADAPLTRTGAIRLHGPQGFEGMRKAGRAAAEVLDAVVPHVVPGVTTQELNDIVHREMLARGGVPATLGYRGYTHSTCISINHVVCHGIPSERTLKDGDIVNIDVTPIVDGWHGDSSRMYLVGDAVPIKAKRLVDVTYECLMLGIEQARPGNHMGDVAHAIQAHAEKHRYGVVRDFCGHGLGQLFHDAPEVVHVGRPGTGPELRPGMFFTIEPMINIGRPDVKLLDDGWTAVTRDRSLSAQFEHSIGITEDGCEIFTLSPGGFDRPPY is encoded by the coding sequence ATGACCGATTATGTGACCGCCGACGCCCCGCTGACCCGCACGGGCGCGATCCGCCTGCACGGCCCCCAGGGGTTCGAGGGCATGCGCAAGGCCGGGCGCGCGGCGGCCGAAGTGCTCGACGCCGTCGTGCCGCACGTGGTGCCGGGCGTAACGACGCAGGAACTCAACGACATCGTCCACCGCGAAATGCTCGCGCGGGGCGGCGTGCCGGCGACGCTCGGCTATCGTGGCTATACGCACAGCACCTGCATCTCGATCAACCACGTCGTCTGCCACGGCATTCCGAGCGAGCGGACGCTGAAGGACGGCGACATCGTCAACATCGACGTGACGCCGATCGTCGATGGCTGGCATGGCGATTCGAGCCGCATGTACCTTGTCGGCGACGCGGTTCCGATCAAGGCGAAGCGGCTGGTCGACGTGACCTATGAGTGCCTGATGCTGGGCATCGAACAGGCCAGGCCCGGCAACCACATGGGCGATGTCGCCCATGCCATCCAGGCGCATGCCGAAAAGCATCGCTATGGCGTCGTCCGCGACTTCTGCGGCCATGGCCTGGGCCAGCTGTTCCACGACGCGCCCGAAGTCGTCCACGTCGGCCGCCCCGGCACCGGCCCGGAACTGCGGCCGGGCATGTTCTTCACGATCGAACCGATGATCAACATCGGCCGCCCCGACGTGAAGCTGCTCGACGACGGCTGGACCGCGGTGACGCGCGACCGGTCGCTGTCGGCGCAGTTCGAACATTCAATCGGGATTACCGAGGACGGCTGCGAAATCTTCACGCTGAGCCCGGGCGGGTTCGACCGGCCGCCATATTGA
- a CDS encoding type II toxin-antitoxin system VapB family antitoxin: MATAPDIDEALLRDALNATGAHTAREVIEEGLRTLIRLKNQRELLKLRGKIRWEGDLDAMRTDIDE; the protein is encoded by the coding sequence ATGGCGACGGCACCCGACATCGATGAGGCGCTTCTTCGTGATGCCCTGAACGCGACTGGCGCTCACACGGCGCGTGAGGTGATCGAGGAGGGCTTACGTACGTTGATCCGCCTCAAGAATCAGCGCGAACTGCTAAAGCTGCGCGGCAAGATTCGTTGGGAGGGTGATCTGGACGCAATGCGGACCGATATCGACGAATGA
- a CDS encoding endonuclease V — MTDRPDHWRAPSDLRAASVAQREMAEAAETDDRLGPVATIAGVDSSMKWRDSRGPIHAAAAPVGWPDRTPMPAATVSVVPPIPYVPGYLGFREAPAIVTAVEALERRPDLLIVDGHGRPHPRRCGIAVHVGVLLDIPSIGCAKTILCGTVEGELGPDIGDRAPLVDRGELVGYALRTRPKTAPVYIGSGHRVSLDSAVDWILKLSDGRRLPLPIRLAHDAANAARRDYESARAD; from the coding sequence GTGACCGATCGTCCGGACCACTGGCGCGCGCCATCCGATCTGCGCGCCGCCAGCGTTGCCCAGCGCGAAATGGCGGAGGCTGCGGAAACTGACGACCGACTCGGACCCGTCGCGACGATCGCGGGTGTCGATAGCTCGATGAAATGGCGCGACAGCCGTGGACCGATCCACGCCGCTGCAGCGCCGGTCGGATGGCCCGATAGGACGCCGATGCCGGCCGCAACCGTGTCGGTCGTCCCGCCGATCCCCTATGTTCCCGGCTATCTCGGCTTTCGCGAAGCCCCGGCGATCGTGACCGCGGTGGAAGCGCTGGAGCGCCGGCCGGACCTGCTGATCGTCGACGGCCACGGCCGCCCGCACCCCCGCCGCTGCGGCATCGCGGTGCACGTCGGCGTGCTGCTCGACATCCCCAGCATCGGCTGCGCGAAGACGATCCTGTGCGGCACGGTCGAGGGCGAACTGGGTCCCGATATCGGCGACCGCGCGCCCCTGGTCGATCGCGGCGAACTGGTCGGCTATGCGCTACGCACGCGGCCGAAGACCGCGCCGGTGTACATTGGCAGCGGGCACCGCGTGTCGCTCGACAGCGCGGTCGACTGGATCCTCAAGCTGAGCGATGGCCGCCGCCTGCCGCTCCCGATCCGCCTCGCACATGACGCCGCGAACGCGGCGCGGCGGGATTATGAAAGTGCGAGGGCCGACTGA
- a CDS encoding P-II family nitrogen regulator, protein MKKIEAIIKPFKLDEVKEALHDVGVSGITVTEAKGFGRQKGHTELYRGAEYVVDFLPKVKLEVVVEDALAERVVEAIAGAAQTGRIGDGKIFVIPVETALRIRTGERNEDAI, encoded by the coding sequence GTGAAAAAGATCGAAGCGATCATCAAGCCGTTCAAGCTCGATGAAGTGAAGGAAGCGCTGCACGACGTCGGCGTCAGCGGCATCACCGTCACCGAGGCCAAGGGCTTCGGGCGGCAGAAGGGGCACACCGAACTCTATCGCGGTGCGGAGTACGTCGTCGACTTCCTGCCCAAGGTGAAGCTGGAAGTCGTCGTCGAGGACGCGCTGGCCGAACGCGTGGTCGAGGCGATCGCGGGCGCGGCGCAGACCGGCCGCATCGGCGACGGCAAGATCTTCGTGATCCCGGTCGAAACCGCGCTGCGTATCCGCACCGGCGAGCGCAACGAAGACGCGATTTGA
- the glnA gene encoding type I glutamate--ammonia ligase, with amino-acid sequence MANTASDVLQKIKDEEIEWIDLRFTDPKGKWQHLTMVASVMGEDEWTDGLMFDGSSIEGWKAINESDMILKPDLDAVYTDPFSATPMLIVFCDILEPSTGEGYTRDPRTTAKRAEAYVKTLGIGDTVYVGPEAEFFMFDDVRFENTYSSSYYKLDDIELPGNSGREYEGGNLAHRPRAKGGYFPVAPVDSAVDIRGEMVSTMLEMGLPCDKHHHEVAAAQHELGLTFGTLTTTADRMQIYKYVVHQVAHAYGKTATFMPKPIKEDNGSGMHTHFSIWEGKTPLFAGNGYAGLSDMCLYFIGGIIKHAKAVNAFTNPTTNSYKRLVPGYEAPVLLAYSSRNRSASCRIPYGSGAKAKRVEVRFPDALANPYLAYAALLMAGLDGIQNKIHPGEAMDKNLYDLPPAELAEVPTVAGSLREALDSLEADMDFLLKGDVFTKDQIEAYVELKRADVARWEMTPSPVEFDMYYSG; translated from the coding sequence ATGGCGAATACGGCCAGCGACGTACTGCAGAAGATCAAGGACGAAGAGATCGAGTGGATCGATCTGCGCTTCACCGATCCCAAGGGCAAGTGGCAGCACCTGACCATGGTCGCGAGCGTGATGGGCGAGGACGAGTGGACCGACGGCCTGATGTTCGACGGCTCGTCGATCGAGGGTTGGAAGGCGATCAACGAATCGGACATGATCCTGAAGCCGGATCTGGACGCGGTCTACACTGATCCCTTCTCGGCCACCCCGATGCTGATCGTGTTCTGCGACATTCTGGAGCCGTCGACGGGCGAGGGCTACACCCGTGATCCGCGCACGACCGCCAAGCGCGCCGAAGCCTATGTCAAGACGCTGGGCATCGGCGACACTGTGTATGTCGGGCCGGAAGCCGAATTCTTCATGTTCGACGATGTGCGGTTCGAGAACACCTATTCGTCCAGCTACTACAAGCTCGACGACATCGAACTGCCGGGCAATTCGGGCCGCGAATATGAAGGCGGCAACCTGGCGCACCGTCCGCGCGCCAAGGGCGGCTATTTCCCGGTCGCGCCGGTCGATAGCGCCGTCGACATCCGCGGCGAGATGGTGTCGACCATGCTCGAAATGGGCCTGCCCTGCGACAAGCACCACCACGAAGTCGCCGCCGCGCAGCACGAACTGGGCCTGACCTTCGGCACGCTGACCACGACCGCCGATCGCATGCAGATCTACAAGTACGTCGTCCATCAGGTCGCGCATGCCTATGGCAAGACGGCGACGTTCATGCCCAAGCCGATCAAGGAAGATAACGGCTCGGGCATGCACACCCACTTCTCGATCTGGGAAGGCAAGACCCCGCTGTTCGCCGGCAACGGCTATGCGGGTCTGAGCGACATGTGCCTCTACTTCATCGGCGGCATCATCAAGCACGCCAAGGCGGTCAACGCCTTCACCAACCCGACGACCAACAGCTACAAGCGCCTGGTCCCGGGCTATGAAGCGCCGGTGCTGCTGGCCTATTCGAGCCGCAACCGCTCGGCCTCGTGCCGCATCCCGTACGGCTCGGGCGCCAAGGCCAAGCGCGTCGAAGTCCGCTTCCCCGATGCGCTCGCCAACCCGTATCTCGCCTATGCCGCGCTGCTGATGGCGGGCCTGGACGGCATCCAGAACAAGATCCATCCGGGCGAGGCGATGGACAAGAACCTGTACGACCTGCCGCCGGCCGAACTCGCCGAAGTGCCGACCGTCGCCGGTTCGCTGCGCGAGGCGCTGGACAGCCTGGAAGCCGACATGGACTTCCTGCTGAAGGGCGACGTGTTCACCAAGGACCAGATCGAGGCCTATGTCGAACTCAAGCGTGCCGATGTGGCGCGTTGGGAAATGACGCCGAGCCCGGTCGAGTTTGATATGTACTACAGCGGCTGA